A single genomic interval of Malania oleifera isolate guangnan ecotype guangnan chromosome 11, ASM2987363v1, whole genome shotgun sequence harbors:
- the LOC131168553 gene encoding putative serine/threonine-protein kinase, translating into MSSSAAIIGGAAGAVALVGIVIILVWFCLYHRRSVLRTFETGSSDPSTEVGRNVGVELTLRDARRFEMEELSVATKNFSSKSLIGEGKFGEVYLGLLNDGMLVAIKKRHGATTQEFVEEVRYLSSIQHRNLASLLGYCQENGMQFLIYEYIPNGSVSSHLYGANQVSREKLEFKNRLSIALGAAKGLAHLHSISPRLLHKNFKTANVLVDENFIPKIADAGLRNFLGRVDVAGPSSQVAADEIFLAPEVREFRRYSEKSDVYSFGVFLLDLVSGQDAMDLPLADSSQNLVEWVQAHQDYNDISRIIDPRMGTSFTAEGMEEFIQLTVRCVDSSSERRPSMSYVVMELDRILEKEMSLTTIMGEGISTVTPGSQLFKASK; encoded by the exons ATGTCCAGTTCTGCAGCAATAATAGGAGGCGCTGCTGGAGCCGTGGCATTGGTTGGGATAGTAATAATACTTGTTTGGTTCTGCCTGTATCATAGGAGGAGTGTTTTGAGAACTTTCGAGACTGGGTCTTCTGATCCATCTACTGAAG TGGGAAGAAATGTTGGGGTTGAGTTGACATTACGAGATGCAAGGCGCTTTGAGATGGAAGAATTATCTGTGGCTACGAAGAACTTTAGCAGCAAGAGTTTGATTGGGGAAGGAAAATTTGGGGAGGTGTATCTGGGTTTACTCAATGATGGAATGCTTGTAGCCATTAAAAAGCGACATGGAGCAACTACTCAGGAATTTGTAGAAGAG GTTCGCTACCTCTCCTCCATACAGCATCGGAATCTTGCGTCTCTTTTGGGGTACTGCCAGGAAAATGGCATGCAGTTTCTTATCTACGAGTATATACCAAATGGAAGTGTTTCCAGCCACTTATACG GTGCAAATCAGGTTTCACGTGAGAAGCTGGAGTTCAAGAATAGACTATCAATAGCTCTAGGTGCAGCTAAAG GTTTGGCTCATCTCCACTCCATAAGTCCCCGTTTGTTACATAAGAATTTCAAAACAGCGAATGTTCTTGTTGATGAGAATTTCATACCTAAGATCGCTGATGCTGGACTCCGCAATTTTCTTGGAAGAGTAGATGTAGCAGGACCATCTTCTCAAGTTGCAGCTGATGAGATATTCCTGGCTCCaga GGTGAGAGAATTCAGACGGTATTCTGAAAAAAGTGATGTATACAGTTTTGGGGTATTCCTTCTGGACTTGGTAAGTGGGCAGGACGCAATGGATTTGCCACTTGCAGACTCCAGTCAAAACCTGGTTGAATGG GTGCAAGCTCACCAGGATTATAACGATATTTCTCGCATCATTGATCCGAGAATGGGAACTAGCTTTACAGCTGAAGGCATGGAAGAGTTCATACAGTTGACAGTCCGTTGTGTGGACTCTTCTAGTGAGAGACGTCCTTCCATGAGCTATGTGGTAATGGAACTTGATCGTATACTTGAGAAAGAAATGAGTTTGACTACAATCATGGGGGAAGGAATTTCAACTGTGACTCCTGGAAGCCAGCTGTTTAAAGCATCAAAATGA